A single window of Nicotiana tomentosiformis chromosome 1, ASM39032v3, whole genome shotgun sequence DNA harbors:
- the LOC104102088 gene encoding ATP phosphoribosyltransferase 2, chloroplastic: MSAVQTFFIQGSVSSFSSSPSVTTCRKVSVKFTVSCCSAASPVTVVNGNVEKRSSDRNEIRLGLPSKGRMATDTLDLLKDCQLSVRQVNPRQYVAEIPQISNLEVWFQRPKDIVRKLVSGDLDLGIVGLDTVSEFGQGNEDLIIVHDSLDYGDCRLSLAIPKYGIFENVNSMKELAEMPQWTPERPLRVATGFTYLGPKFMKDNGLKHVTFSTADGALEAAPAMGIADAIVDLVSSGTTLRENNLKEIEGGVILESQAVLVAGRKSLMQRKGVLDITHEMLERLEAHLRAVGQFTVTANMRGSSAEEVAERILSQTSLSGLQGPTVSPVFCKRDGRVTADYFAIVICVPKKALYKSVQQLRAIGGSGVLISPLTYIFDEETPRWRQLLSMLGL, from the exons ATGTCGGCTGTTCAGACGTTTTTCATTCAAGGCTCCGTTTCATCTTTCTCTTCTTCACCGTCTGTTACCACTTGTCGCAAAGTTTCCGTTAAATTCACAGTCTCCTGTTGCTCCGCGGCTTCTCCGGTGACCGTCGTGAACGGTAATGTGGAGAAAAGATCTTCCGATAGAAATGAAATTCGCCTCGGCTTACCTAGCAAAGGCCGAATGGCTACTGATACTCTCGATCTTCTCAAG GATTGCCAGCTATCAGTTAGGCAGGTGAATCCTCGGCAGTACGTTGCAGAAATTCCACAG ATATCCAATCTGGAAGTTTGGTTTCAACGGCCAAAAGACATTGTTCGGAAGTTGGTATCAGGAGATTTAGACCTTGGCATCGTTGGTCTCGACACAGTCAGTGAATTTGGGCAG GGGAATGAAGATCTCATCATTGTCCATGATTCCCTTGACTATGGTGATTGTCGTCTATCTCTAGCT ATACCAAAATATGGGATTTTTGAGAACGTGAACTCAATGAAGGAGTTAGCAGAGATGCCACAATGGACACCTGAGAGGCCACTGAGAGTTGCAACAGGATTCACATAT TTGGGTCCTAAATTTATGAAAGACAATGGATTGAAGCATGTCACTTTTTCAACTGCTGATGGAGCCCTAGAAGCAGCCCCTGCG aTGGGGATCGCTGATGCTATTGTGGATCTAGTGAGTAGTGGAACCACACTGAGAGAAAACAATTTGAAGGAAATAGAAGGTGGAGTCATCTTGGAAAGCCAG GCTGTCCTTGTCGCTGGCAGAAAGTCCCTAATGCAGCGAAAAGGTGTACTTGATATAACACATGAAATGCTAGAAAGGTTGGAGGCACATTTGAGAGCTGTTGGTCAATTCACA GTAACTGCTAATATGCGAGGAAGCAGTGCAGAGGAAGTGGCTGAGCGAATATTGAGTCAAACGTCACTATCTGGATTGCAG GGACCCACCGTAAGTCCAGTCTTTTGCAAGCGGGATGGACGGGTTACAGCTGATTACTTTGCCATTGTCATATGTGTACCAAAGAAAGcactgtacaagtctgttcagcAGCTGAGAGCG ATTGGAGGGAGTGGCGTCCTGATTTCTCCGTTGACCTATATTTTTGATGAAGAAACACCAAGGTGGCGTCAGCTCCTTTCAATGTTGGGGCTTTGA